From Micromonospora carbonacea:
GAACCGGGGGTCGACCAGCCGTCCCCGGTCGGTGGGCGACGTCAGGTAGCCCACCTCCACCCGCACGGCCGGCATCCGGGTCAGCCGCAGCAGCTCCCACGTCTTGGCGTGCGTACGGCAGTCCCGCAGGCCGGTGCGCGCCACGATCTCCCGCTGCACCAGCCCGGCCAGCCGCTCGCCGGTCGCGGAGGTGACCCCGTTGCCGGTGCCGTAGTGGTAGGTGGCGACCCCCTCCGCCTCCGGGTTGGCGTGCCCGTCGGTGTGCAGCGAGATGAACACGTCGGCGCCGAGGGAGTTGGCCAGGTGCGCCCGCTCGGCGTCCGGCAGGCAGCTCTGCGGCGTCGGGCCCCGGGTGAGCTGCACCCGCACGCCGGCCGCCGCGAGCCGCCCCTCCAGCCGGCTGGCCAGGTCGTGCACCAGGTCGGCCTCGGTCCAGCGCAGCGGGCCGTCCGGCACCACCACCCCGGGATCGGTGCCGCCGTGCCCCGGGTCGACGACCACGGTCCGGCCGACGAGGGTCGGGCCGGCCTGCCGGATCGCGTCGGACTCGCGCAGCCACTGCGGCCGCCCGCCCACCACCTTCCGCCCCAGCCTGCGCAGCGCCCCCATGGTCTGCGGGCCGCAGGAGCCGTCCGGCTTGAGCCCCATCTCGCGCTGGAACTGGGCCACCGCCCGCGAGGTGCGTACGCCGTAGACGGCGTCGGCGCGTCCCACGTCGTACCCCATCTCCAGCAGGCGTTCCTGGAGCGACCGGACGTCCTCGCCGGCGAGCGGCTCCGGGACCGCGTGGTAGAGGGTGCGCGCGCCGAGCCGCCAGCGGGCGGCGTCCAGGGCGCGCCAGGTCTCCGCGCCGACCCGCCCGTCGACGCTGAGCCCCCGGGACTGCTGGAACGCCCGCACGGCGCGTTCGGTGTCGGCGTCGAACTCGTCGCCGGCCGGGGGCCCGGCCGCGAGCAGGTCGAGACCGGTCAGGACCGCGCGGATCTCGCGCACCGCCGGTCCGCGGTCACCGGGTCGGATCGGACGCACGCTCGCCCCCTTCGCAGGGTCGCCGGCCGGCGGCTCCCGGGTTGAGGCTATGCGGTCCGGCCGCCCGGGGTGGCGGTGTCCGCGCAGGTCAGGGCCGGGAAACGCGAAACCCCGCGCCCAACGGACGCGGGGTTTCGCACGGCGGCTGTCAGAGCGCGGACTGGATCAGCTTGACCAGCTCGCCCTTCGGCTTGGCGCCGGCGATCGACTGGACCGGCTCGCCGTTCTTGAACACGGTCAGGGTCGGCACCGACATCACCCGGTACGCGCGCGCGGTCTCCGGGTTCTCGTCGATGTTGAGCTTGACGATGCTGACCTGGTCGCCCATCTCGCCGGCGATCTCCTCGAGCAGCGGCGAGACCTTGCGGCACGGGCCGCACCACTCCGCCCAGAAGTCGACGAGCACCGGCTTGTCGGACTTGAGCACGTCGACGGCGAAACTCGCGTCGGTGACCGCCTTTGTCGCTCCCACTATGACCCTCCTACGGTCTTGCGATGTGTTCCTTCAGTCGTTTCGGTGCGCCGCCCGGGAAGCCCGGGGCACGGCGCTCAGCCTTCGAGCGTGGCGATGAAGCGCTCGGCGTCGAGGGCGGCGGCGCAGCCGGTGCCGGCCGCGGTGATGGCCTGCCGGTAGGTGTGGTCCACCACGTCACCGGCGGCGAACACGCCCGGGACGCTGGTGCGGGTGCTGGGGGCCTGCACCTTCACGTAGCCCTCGTCGTCCAGCTCCACCTGGCCCCGGAAGAGCTCGCTGCGCGGGTCGTGGCCGATCGCCACGAAGACGCCGGTGACGTCGAGGACCTTGCTCTCCCCGGTGTGCACGTTGCGGACGCGGACGCCGGTGACCTTGCCGTCGTCGCCGAGGACCTCCTCGACCACGCTGTTCCACTCGACCTTGATCTTCTCGTTGCCGAGCGCCCGCTCGGCCATGATCTTGCTGGCGCGGAACGAGTCGCGCCGGTGGATGATGGTGACCGACTCGGCGAACCGGGTGAGGAAGCTGGCCTCCTCCATCGCCGAGTCGCCGCCGCCGACGACCACGATGTGCTGGTTGCGGAAGAAGAAGCCGTCACACGTGGCGCAGGACGACACGCCGTGGCCGAGGTATTCCTGCTCGCCCGGCACGCCCAGCGGACGCCAGGCGGAGCCGGTGGAGAGGATGACCGCCTTCGCCCGGTAGGCCGTCTCGCCGACCCACACGGTGCTCACCGCGTCGGAGCCGATCTTGCCGGTGTCGGTCAGCTCGACCCGGGTCACGTCGTCGGTGAGGAACTCGGCGCCGAACCGCTCGGCCTGCTTGCGCATGTTGTCCATCAGCTCGGGGCCGAGGATGCCGTCGGCGAAACCGGGGAAGTTTTCCACCTCGGTGGTCGTCATCAGCGCGCCGCCGGACTGCACGCCCTCGATGACCAGGGGCTTGAGGTTGGCGCGCGCGGCATAGACCG
This genomic window contains:
- a CDS encoding N-acetylmuramoyl-L-alanine amidase, encoding MRPIRPGDRGPAVREIRAVLTGLDLLAAGPPAGDEFDADTERAVRAFQQSRGLSVDGRVGAETWRALDAARWRLGARTLYHAVPEPLAGEDVRSLQERLLEMGYDVGRADAVYGVRTSRAVAQFQREMGLKPDGSCGPQTMGALRRLGRKVVGGRPQWLRESDAIRQAGPTLVGRTVVVDPGHGGTDPGVVVPDGPLRWTEADLVHDLASRLEGRLAAAGVRVQLTRGPTPQSCLPDAERAHLANSLGADVFISLHTDGHANPEAEGVATYHYGTGNGVTSATGERLAGLVQREIVARTGLRDCRTHAKTWELLRLTRMPAVRVEVGYLTSPTDRGRLVDPRFRDRLVEAIVAAVQRMYFPIERDVPTGSIDVSALRAAVAAGRRVGAN
- the trxA gene encoding thioredoxin; this encodes MGATKAVTDASFAVDVLKSDKPVLVDFWAEWCGPCRKVSPLLEEIAGEMGDQVSIVKLNIDENPETARAYRVMSVPTLTVFKNGEPVQSIAGAKPKGELVKLIQSAL
- the trxB gene encoding thioredoxin-disulfide reductase, translating into MDEVRNLIIIGSGPAGYTAAVYAARANLKPLVIEGVQSGGALMTTTEVENFPGFADGILGPELMDNMRKQAERFGAEFLTDDVTRVELTDTGKIGSDAVSTVWVGETAYRAKAVILSTGSAWRPLGVPGEQEYLGHGVSSCATCDGFFFRNQHIVVVGGGDSAMEEASFLTRFAESVTIIHRRDSFRASKIMAERALGNEKIKVEWNSVVEEVLGDDGKVTGVRVRNVHTGESKVLDVTGVFVAIGHDPRSELFRGQVELDDEGYVKVQAPSTRTSVPGVFAAGDVVDHTYRQAITAAGTGCAAALDAERFIATLEG